The following is a genomic window from Geoalkalibacter halelectricus.
GCGCCCTCCTTCCAGCCGGTCAGGGACCGGAAATCATTGAATGTGTCCGAGGTCTCGGGAATCGCCAAGGCATCTTCCGGTGGGCTGGAGTCGCCATCGGCGCTGGTCCCGGTGACGGTGACCTCGACCAGCCCGCGATCGAACTGCTCCCGCCGCCAGCGCCAGGCCTTTTCGAATTCCAGCCACAGGGTTCCGGCGTGGGCGTTGTCGTCCGCGGGCGGGCAGACCGTCGCTTGGGGGAAATAGTCGCGGTTCTGGGCGAGAAAGCGGGACTCGGAGAGGATGTAGTAGGCCTGAGCCGGCCAGCGTCCCTCCTTCTTGCGTAGCCAGGCGTACAGGGCGAGTTGCAGGGCACGGTTTTCCTTGAGTTCGGCGGCGCGATACTTGCCGCCTCCCCATTTCAGGTCGATGACCGCTTCCTGCCCCTGGTCGTTGGTGACCAGCAGGTCGATGGTCCCGGCGAGGCGCCCGCCGGTGAAATGGCCGCTGGTTTCTTCCTCCAGGCGGGCGCTGACCACCCTGGCGGCGCGCAACTGGCGGATCAGGCCGCTCACCGAGCGGCAGGCGATATCGTGCAGGGCCTGTTTCTCCCGCCGCTGTCCCGGCAGCAGAAAGACCGCCCCCTCTTCGGCAAAGAGGCGGTCGAGGGTCGTCGTCGTGACCCGTGCCAGGGCCTCATCGTCGAGGGTGCGCCAATCCTGGTCGGGATCGGTGAGCAGCAGCTCGACCAGCCGGTGAAAGAGCGTCCCCTTCAAGCGGTTGCCGTCGGCGATGTGGCTCAGGGCGCCGCCGCGCAGCCGCGCCTTGTACTTGAGCAGCCACTGATAGGGACTGAAGAGGAAGGCTTCCAGGCTGGAGAAGGATTCCTCCTCGCGGCGGTCGAGCAGTTCGGCGTCGGCGAATCGCCACCAGCGCCGGGGCGGCGGCAGCACGGCGGGGGGCTGCTCTTCCAGCGGCAAGGCCAGGCGCAGGGGACCGAACTCACCCGCCAGTTCCCGGTCGAGATCGATGACCGGCAGGGACGTTCCGACCAGGGCTTCGATGAGATTGCCCAGGGGATGCAACCGGGCCGGTTCCCCGGCGCGGCGCTCGGGACGCAGCAGCACCAGTTGCTTTTCGGCGGCAAGGATCGGCCGCAGCCAGCGGCGGCGCAGGCTCTCGAACTGGCGCTCGGCGGGGATGAAGCGGGCGCCGTGACGCTCCAGCGACTCCTGTTCCCGGCGGCTCCAGGGGAGGCGGCCGGGGAGTCGCGGTTCGGTGAAATCCCACCAGACCAGGCGCGGCGCGGCGGTAATGGCGGCACCGGGAGCCCGCAGCACCGGCAGGGCGCCGACCTCGGCTTCATAGTCTGGCAGCGGAGTACCGCTCGCGGTCACATCTTCGAGCAGGCGTTCCAGTTGCAGGCGGGAGATGCGTTCCTCCCCGCTTCGCCAGTCGTCGAGACAGAGTTGGGCTTCGCGGGCCTGGGAGGCGGCGGCGCGAAAGAGCGCCCGCAACTCGGGGGCGGTCCCCTCCCCTTCGGCCCGGGCGCTCATCCAGCGGGAGAGGCGGGCGCAATGCTCGGCCAGCAGCCTGAGGGGCGCCCCTGCGCGGGGGTCGTGCCGGGGAAGATCGCACCAGAGGGCGATGCGCTCGCGCAGATCCTTGCCCGCCGCCGGATCGCCCTCGGCCTTGTCTACGGCTTTTTGGCAGAGTTCATCGAGGGCGTTCCGCCAGGGCTTGCCCCCCAGGCCGGGGGCCTCGGCCACCACTTCGGCCAGTTTATGGCGGGCGTAAGCGGGGATCGGGCAGACCGGATGGGTGAGAAATTCAAGCAGACGGTAGGGGTCAAGGGGTTCCCAGAAGAGGCTCAGGGCCAGGGGCAGCACCTGCAAGGGGGGCCGCCAGGCGCTGGCGTCGGAGCAACCGGGCAGCGGCCGGTCCTCCTCCCAGGCGGTGCGGTCGAAAGCGGCCAGGGAATGGTCGCTGACCACCTGGGTCGGCAGGGCTTCGCCGCAGCAGGAGTCGGCGGGCAGTCCGCCGTGACCGATGCGGGTCAGGGCGCGGCCGAGCAGGTGGTTGTCCCGTGCGCCGATCAGCAGCACGCTGCCATCGCCGGAAAATTGGAACTTTTCGTCGGTCAAAAGCCCCCGTTGCAGCCGGGCGAGGTCGCTATCCCCTTGGGCGCAAGGGTTCGG
Proteins encoded in this region:
- a CDS encoding PD-(D/E)XK nuclease family protein, with product MHLTIRFGLDFDGYRSPLFATACGQVTLGPLGLLDQLETRLGLRARPSGAMLRVTRYLQCLRQADTGTRFYSRSLAVDPLTVARTLLFWRDTWLEAGWDGSAAAEDAPRVRDLATVETHTGPLLPAGVADRLRRVAERLETVQLPLTLELLDPPEEFSALWQRILQRLGALSPAAPNPCAQGDSDLARLQRGLLTDEKFQFSGDGSVLLIGARDNHLLGRALTRIGHGGLPADSCCGEALPTQVVSDHSLAAFDRTAWEEDRPLPGCSDASAWRPPLQVLPLALSLFWEPLDPYRLLEFLTHPVCPIPAYARHKLAEVVAEAPGLGGKPWRNALDELCQKAVDKAEGDPAAGKDLRERIALWCDLPRHDPRAGAPLRLLAEHCARLSRWMSARAEGEGTAPELRALFRAAASQAREAQLCLDDWRSGEERISRLQLERLLEDVTASGTPLPDYEAEVGALPVLRAPGAAITAAPRLVWWDFTEPRLPGRLPWSRREQESLERHGARFIPAERQFESLRRRWLRPILAAEKQLVLLRPERRAGEPARLHPLGNLIEALVGTSLPVIDLDRELAGEFGPLRLALPLEEQPPAVLPPPRRWWRFADAELLDRREEESFSSLEAFLFSPYQWLLKYKARLRGGALSHIADGNRLKGTLFHRLVELLLTDPDQDWRTLDDEALARVTTTTLDRLFAEEGAVFLLPGQRREKQALHDIACRSVSGLIRQLRAARVVSARLEEETSGHFTGGRLAGTIDLLVTNDQGQEAVIDLKWGGGKYRAAELKENRALQLALYAWLRKKEGRWPAQAYYILSESRFLAQNRDYFPQATVCPPADDNAHAGTLWLEFEKAWRWRREQFDRGLVEVTVTGTSADGDSSPPEDALAIPETSDTFNDFRSLTGWKEGA